A window from Streptomyces sp. NBC_00271 encodes these proteins:
- a CDS encoding class I SAM-dependent methyltransferase, with protein sequence MPAAPKPEILAAFEAAKGFMPLREGLALYEAAVEAGRLGLPLLEVGTYCGRSTILLADAARAAGVTAITVDHHRGSEEQQPGWEYHDPATVDPEIGRMDTLPTFRRTLHQAGLEDQVVAMVGRSPQIAAFWRTPLALVFIDGGHTDEHASGDYEGWAPHVAEGGLLLIHDVFPDPADEFTGQAPYRVYLRALESGAFTEVSATDSLRVLRRTGAGI encoded by the coding sequence ATGCCCGCGGCACCCAAGCCGGAGATCCTGGCCGCCTTCGAGGCCGCGAAGGGGTTCATGCCGCTCCGTGAGGGGCTCGCGCTGTACGAGGCCGCGGTCGAGGCGGGCCGGCTCGGACTGCCCCTGCTGGAGGTCGGCACGTACTGCGGGCGCTCCACGATCCTGCTCGCGGACGCGGCGCGCGCGGCCGGGGTGACGGCGATCACCGTCGACCACCACCGGGGCAGCGAGGAGCAGCAGCCCGGGTGGGAGTACCACGACCCGGCCACGGTCGACCCCGAGATCGGCCGGATGGACACCCTTCCCACCTTCCGCCGCACCCTCCACCAGGCGGGTCTGGAGGACCAGGTCGTCGCGATGGTCGGCCGTTCGCCGCAGATTGCCGCCTTCTGGCGCACGCCCCTCGCTCTCGTCTTCATCGACGGCGGCCACACGGACGAGCACGCCTCCGGCGACTACGAGGGCTGGGCGCCGCACGTCGCCGAGGGCGGCCTCCTCCTCATCCACGACGTGTTCCCCGACCCGGCCGACGAGTTCACCGGCCAGGCCCCCTACCGCGTCTACCTCCGGGCCCTGGAGTCCGGCGCGTTCACCGAGGTCTCGGCGACCGACTCACTGCGCGTCCTGCGGCGAACGGGAGCGGGGATCTGA
- a CDS encoding MFS transporter, whose protein sequence is MTHTTTDQPTRRPGGAIVPVLAFAGIVVAVMQTLLVPVIKDLPELLGTAPSNATWVMTSTLLAGAVATPIMGRLGDLYGKRRMLLASLSVMVVGSLIAGFTSALLVMIVGRALQGFAMGAIPLGIGLMRDMLPREKLGEAMALMSSSIGVGGGLALPVAALVAQHADWHALFFLAAGLGAVAIILTLVAVPESPMRAEGTFDGLGAAGLSAGLVLFLLPITKGSDWGWTSTTTLGLFAASAVVLLLWGVMELRVKAPLVDLRTTARRSVLFTNLASIMVGVSFYVVSLVLPQLLQLPKATGYGLGQSMVVAGLCVAPLGLTMMFTAPVYARISAKYGPKVTLILGMLIIAIGYGAGLGLMSAAWQTIVISVVLGAGIGLAYSSLPALIVGSVPASETGAANGLNTLMRSIGTSVSSAVIGMVLANTANNVGGLEIPTMHGFRVSFLIATGAVAIGLLFALLLPGRRPATKPQLRASSEEDAALERAQEVLRGFRGRVLDADGGTVARAKVTLIDRRGRQAGATLSEADGSYVLAVPAEGAYVLAARAPGHGPLASSATHSGDDRPVELDLALPSETVPAQA, encoded by the coding sequence ATGACGCACACGACGACCGACCAGCCCACCCGGAGGCCCGGCGGCGCGATCGTGCCGGTACTGGCCTTCGCGGGCATCGTTGTCGCGGTGATGCAGACCCTGCTCGTTCCGGTCATCAAGGACCTGCCGGAGCTGCTGGGCACCGCACCCAGCAACGCCACCTGGGTGATGACCTCGACGCTGCTCGCGGGAGCCGTGGCCACGCCGATCATGGGTCGGCTCGGTGACCTCTACGGCAAGCGGCGGATGCTGCTCGCGAGCCTGTCCGTGATGGTCGTCGGCTCGCTCATAGCCGGTTTCACCAGCGCACTGCTGGTGATGATCGTCGGACGCGCCCTGCAGGGCTTCGCCATGGGCGCGATCCCGCTCGGCATCGGCCTGATGCGCGACATGCTGCCCCGGGAGAAGCTCGGCGAGGCGATGGCCCTCATGAGCTCCTCCATCGGCGTCGGCGGCGGACTCGCGCTGCCGGTCGCGGCCCTGGTCGCGCAGCACGCCGACTGGCACGCCCTCTTCTTCCTCGCCGCCGGTCTCGGCGCCGTCGCGATCATTCTGACCCTCGTCGCCGTACCGGAGTCCCCGATGCGGGCCGAGGGCACCTTCGACGGTCTGGGCGCGGCGGGCCTGTCCGCGGGCCTCGTCCTCTTCCTGCTGCCGATCACCAAGGGCAGCGACTGGGGCTGGACCTCGACCACCACGCTCGGCCTGTTCGCCGCGTCGGCCGTCGTCCTGCTCCTGTGGGGCGTGATGGAACTGCGCGTGAAGGCGCCGCTGGTCGACCTGCGCACCACCGCCCGCCGCTCGGTGCTCTTCACCAACCTCGCCTCGATCATGGTCGGCGTCTCCTTCTACGTCGTCTCGCTCGTCCTGCCGCAGCTGCTCCAGCTGCCGAAGGCCACCGGCTACGGCCTCGGCCAGTCGATGGTGGTCGCGGGTCTGTGCGTGGCGCCGCTCGGCCTGACGATGATGTTCACCGCGCCGGTCTACGCCCGGATCTCCGCCAAGTACGGCCCCAAGGTCACCCTGATCCTCGGCATGCTGATCATCGCGATCGGCTACGGCGCCGGCCTCGGTCTGATGAGCGCCGCCTGGCAGACCATCGTGATCTCGGTGGTCCTGGGCGCGGGCATCGGCCTCGCCTACTCCTCGCTGCCCGCGCTGATCGTCGGCTCCGTCCCGGCCTCGGAGACGGGCGCGGCCAACGGCCTCAACACCCTGATGCGCTCGATCGGCACCTCGGTCTCCAGCGCCGTCATCGGCATGGTCCTCGCCAACACCGCGAACAACGTCGGCGGCCTCGAGATCCCCACCATGCACGGCTTCCGGGTCTCCTTCCTGATCGCCACCGGCGCGGTCGCCATCGGTCTGCTCTTCGCCCTGCTGCTGCCGGGCCGGCGCCCGGCGACCAAGCCGCAGCTGCGCGCGAGCAGCGAGGAGGACGCGGCCCTGGAGCGCGCCCAAGAGGTGCTCCGCGGCTTCCGCGGCCGGGTGCTGGACGCCGACGGCGGCACGGTCGCCCGTGCCAAGGTCACCCTGATCGACCGGCGCGGCCGCCAGGCGGGCGCCACGCTCTCCGAGGCGGACGGCAGCTACGTGCTCGCCGTGCCCGCCGAGGGCGCGTACGTCCTCGCCGCCAGGGCACCGGGCCACGGCCCGCTCGCCTCCTCGGCGACCCACTCCGGCGACGACCGCCCCGTCGAGCTGGACCTCGCGCTGCCGAGCGAGACCGTTCCGGCCCAGGCCTGA
- a CDS encoding N-acetylmuramoyl-L-alanine amidase: MSYVGPDFDPPGPRRSRRGPMTVAVAALVPGALVGWLVWQAVGDSGGGGSTSATSTTSAGAPGASSAAPGSASAAARTPTASGTDDGKPPSSTFSGPATPAASDLPAAAGPLKGKVVVIDPGHNPGNFQHAADINRKVNIGTNWKECDTTGTSTNAGYTEARFTLDVARRLRTLLQQEGATVKFTQDGDRSWGPCVDERARIGNDAHADAVVSIHADGSAAGNRGFHVILPASVHSGGADTRAIVAPSRDLGERIAGNFVRDTGSAPSNYIGGGTGLDVRSDLGGLNLSTVPKVFIECGNMRDSKDAALLTSGAWRQKAARGISEGIVSFLRG, translated from the coding sequence GTGTCGTACGTAGGTCCTGACTTCGATCCTCCCGGCCCCCGCCGCTCCCGGCGCGGGCCGATGACGGTGGCGGTCGCCGCGCTGGTGCCGGGGGCGCTGGTGGGGTGGCTGGTGTGGCAGGCCGTGGGTGACTCGGGCGGCGGGGGCAGTACGTCCGCCACCTCGACGACCTCGGCCGGCGCACCCGGGGCTTCCTCCGCGGCACCCGGATCCGCCTCCGCCGCGGCGCGGACACCGACCGCGTCCGGGACGGACGACGGGAAGCCGCCGAGCTCGACCTTCTCCGGCCCCGCCACTCCCGCGGCCTCGGACCTGCCCGCCGCCGCGGGACCCCTCAAGGGCAAGGTCGTCGTCATCGACCCGGGCCACAACCCCGGCAACTTCCAGCACGCGGCCGACATCAACCGCAAGGTGAACATCGGCACGAACTGGAAGGAGTGCGACACGACCGGCACGTCGACCAACGCGGGTTACACGGAAGCCCGGTTCACGCTCGACGTCGCCCGCCGGCTGCGTACGCTCCTGCAACAGGAGGGCGCCACGGTGAAGTTCACCCAGGACGGCGACCGTTCCTGGGGCCCGTGCGTCGACGAGCGGGCCCGCATCGGCAACGACGCGCACGCCGACGCGGTCGTCTCCATCCACGCGGACGGCTCCGCGGCCGGCAACCGCGGCTTCCACGTCATCCTCCCCGCGTCCGTGCACTCCGGCGGCGCCGACACCCGCGCGATCGTCGCCCCCTCGCGCGATCTCGGCGAGCGCATCGCGGGCAACTTCGTCCGCGACACCGGCAGCGCGCCCTCCAACTACATCGGCGGCGGCACCGGACTCGACGTCCGCAGTGATCTCGGCGGTCTCAATCTGTCAACGGTTCCGAAGGTGTTCATCGAGTGCGGCAACATGCGCGATAGCAAGGACGCCGCGTTGCTGACCAGCGGCGCATGGCGGCAGAAGGCGGCGCGTGGGATCTCTGAGGGAATCGTGAGTTTCCTGCGCGGGTAG
- a CDS encoding MFS transporter, with the protein MTLMLRAAEHTRISARVAPPTWLVVALACAGQFLVVLDVSVVNVALPSMRTDLGLSAPGLQWVVNAYAIAFAGFMLLGGRAGDLYGRKRMFLVGLALFTVASLGGGLAQAGWQLLVARAAQGLGAAVLAPSTLTILTSAVPEGAARARAIATWTAVGAGGGAAGGLVGGLLVDGLSWRWVLLINVPVGAVVLAGAARWLVESRAGDGRRLDLPGALLVTAGLATLAYGIVQTEAEGWAAAATLVPLCAGLALIGLFLLVEARTRVPLMPLRLLGVRAVASANAAMFVCGSAMFCMWFFMTLYAQNVLGYSPLGAGLALVPSSLAVVLGSKLAPRLMPVVGARNVAVIGSLVAAAGFGWQSTMTADGSYLTAIMFPGILMMAGAGLAATPLASLATSGAAPGDAGLVSGLVNTSRTMGGSLGLAVMSTIAASRTGSGSSAQALTEGYALVFRTGGYVLLGGAVLMLLWLPSRISAR; encoded by the coding sequence ATGACACTCATGCTTCGAGCCGCGGAACACACCCGAATATCCGCTCGCGTCGCGCCGCCCACCTGGCTGGTGGTGGCGCTCGCCTGCGCCGGACAGTTCCTCGTGGTGCTCGACGTGTCCGTCGTGAACGTGGCGCTGCCGTCCATGCGGACCGACCTGGGGCTGAGCGCGCCGGGGCTGCAGTGGGTGGTCAACGCGTACGCGATCGCCTTCGCCGGGTTCATGCTGCTCGGCGGGCGGGCCGGTGACCTGTACGGGCGCAAGCGGATGTTCCTGGTCGGGCTCGCGCTGTTCACGGTGGCCTCGCTGGGCGGCGGGCTCGCCCAGGCGGGCTGGCAGCTGCTGGTCGCGAGGGCCGCGCAGGGGCTCGGAGCGGCGGTGCTCGCGCCCTCGACGCTGACGATCCTCACCTCGGCGGTCCCGGAGGGTGCCGCCCGCGCACGGGCCATCGCGACCTGGACGGCGGTCGGCGCCGGGGGCGGGGCGGCCGGCGGTCTGGTCGGCGGGCTGCTGGTGGACGGGCTGTCGTGGCGGTGGGTGCTGCTGATCAACGTGCCGGTGGGCGCGGTGGTGCTGGCGGGCGCCGCACGGTGGCTCGTGGAGAGCCGGGCCGGGGACGGGCGGCGGCTCGATCTGCCGGGCGCGCTGCTGGTGACGGCGGGGCTCGCGACCCTCGCGTACGGGATCGTGCAGACCGAGGCGGAGGGGTGGGCGGCGGCCGCGACGCTCGTACCGCTGTGTGCCGGGCTCGCGCTGATCGGCCTGTTCCTCCTGGTCGAGGCGCGGACGCGGGTGCCGCTGATGCCGCTGCGCCTGCTCGGTGTGCGGGCGGTGGCGTCGGCGAACGCGGCCATGTTCGTGTGCGGCTCCGCGATGTTCTGCATGTGGTTCTTCATGACGCTGTACGCGCAGAACGTGCTCGGCTACTCGCCGCTGGGCGCCGGGCTGGCGCTGGTGCCGAGCTCGCTCGCGGTGGTCCTCGGCTCGAAGCTCGCACCGCGGCTCATGCCGGTGGTCGGGGCGCGCAACGTGGCCGTCATCGGTTCGCTGGTCGCCGCGGCGGGCTTCGGCTGGCAGTCGACGATGACGGCCGACGGCTCCTACCTGACGGCGATCATGTTCCCCGGGATCCTGATGATGGCGGGCGCGGGGCTGGCCGCCACCCCGCTCGCCTCGCTCGCGACCTCGGGCGCGGCGCCGGGGGACGCCGGTCTGGTGTCCGGGCTGGTCAACACCTCGCGCACGATGGGCGGTTCACTCGGACTCGCCGTCATGTCGACCATCGCGGCCTCGCGTACGGGGAGCGGCTCGTCGGCCCAGGCGCTGACGGAGGGATACGCGCTGGTCTTCCGTACGGGCGGGTACGTACTGCTCGGCGGGGCGGTGCTGATGCTGCTGTGGCTGCCCTCGAGGATCTCCGCCCGCTGA
- a CDS encoding SigE family RNA polymerase sigma factor gives MGDRKQARDEEFQRFVIGRWPRLMRTAFLLTGEQHAAEDLVQTTLEQVYVAWRRVGAADDPEAYVRRVMINAHARKHRRRLKEFLAPKDDSGLTHELPDQGDRIAQADDRSALLTALVQLPPRQREAVVLRYWEDLSESQAAEAMGCSVGAVKSNAAKGISKLRAIPGLADMVTHGGRK, from the coding sequence ATGGGGGATCGGAAGCAGGCTCGGGACGAGGAGTTCCAGCGCTTTGTCATCGGCCGCTGGCCGCGGTTGATGCGTACGGCATTTCTCCTTACGGGGGAGCAGCACGCCGCCGAGGACCTGGTCCAGACGACGCTGGAGCAGGTCTATGTGGCCTGGCGCAGGGTCGGCGCGGCCGACGATCCGGAGGCCTACGTACGGCGCGTGATGATCAACGCGCATGCCCGGAAACACCGCAGAAGGCTCAAGGAGTTCCTGGCGCCGAAGGACGACTCGGGGCTCACGCACGAGCTGCCCGACCAAGGTGACCGGATCGCCCAGGCCGACGACCGCAGCGCCCTGCTGACGGCGCTCGTCCAACTGCCGCCGCGCCAGCGCGAGGCGGTGGTCCTGCGGTACTGGGAGGACCTGAGCGAGAGCCAGGCGGCGGAGGCGATGGGCTGTTCGGTGGGCGCGGTGAAGAGCAACGCGGCGAAGGGGATCTCGAAGCTGCGCGCCATACCGGGCCTGGCGGACATGGTGACGCACGGAGGGCGGAAGTGA
- a CDS encoding LLM class F420-dependent oxidoreductase, with translation MRLGLALGYWGRGPSADHLPLAQEAERLGYHSVWTAESWGSDVFTPLTWIAAHTTRIRLGTAVAQMAARSPTTTAMHALTLDHLSGGRMMLGLGLSGPQVVEGWYGRPFPKSPLTATREYVDVVRQVLRREGPVELDGRFHQHPYRGEDGTGLGKPLKPITHPLRADLPILLGAEGPKNIAQTTRIADGWLPLYWSPSRPGAYEAALSDLPAGFLVAPMAHVRVCDDVAEGLLPVKAMLGFYIGGMGHAARNFHADLMARMGYEEEARLIQELFLAGRRQEAVLAVPDAFADEISLVGPRERIAERLELWRKGPVTDLLALSPDPHTLRVLAELNS, from the coding sequence ATGCGGCTCGGCCTCGCACTCGGCTACTGGGGGCGCGGCCCCTCCGCGGACCATTTGCCGCTCGCCCAGGAGGCGGAGCGGCTCGGCTATCACTCCGTGTGGACCGCCGAGTCCTGGGGCTCGGACGTCTTCACCCCGCTGACCTGGATCGCCGCGCACACGACCCGTATCCGGCTCGGCACGGCCGTCGCGCAGATGGCCGCCCGCTCCCCCACCACCACCGCGATGCACGCGCTCACCCTCGACCACCTCTCGGGCGGGCGCATGATGCTCGGCCTCGGGCTGTCGGGACCACAGGTCGTGGAGGGCTGGTACGGCCGTCCGTTCCCGAAGTCGCCGCTGACCGCGACCCGTGAGTACGTCGATGTCGTACGCCAAGTCCTCAGGCGCGAAGGGCCCGTCGAGCTCGACGGCCGCTTCCACCAGCACCCCTACCGCGGCGAGGACGGCACCGGGCTCGGCAAGCCGCTGAAGCCGATCACGCATCCGCTCCGCGCCGACCTGCCGATCCTGCTCGGCGCCGAGGGGCCGAAGAACATCGCGCAGACGACCCGGATCGCGGACGGCTGGCTGCCGCTGTACTGGTCGCCGAGCCGCCCAGGAGCCTACGAGGCCGCGCTGAGCGATCTGCCCGCAGGCTTCCTCGTCGCGCCCATGGCCCATGTCCGCGTCTGCGACGACGTCGCCGAAGGGCTGCTGCCCGTGAAGGCGATGCTCGGCTTCTACATCGGCGGGATGGGGCACGCGGCGCGCAACTTCCACGCCGATCTGATGGCACGGATGGGGTACGAGGAGGAGGCCCGGCTCATCCAGGAGCTGTTCCTCGCGGGACGCCGCCAGGAAGCGGTGCTCGCCGTCCCGGACGCGTTCGCCGACGAGATCTCCCTCGTCGGACCGCGTGAACGCATCGCCGAGCGGCTGGAGTTGTGGCGCAAGGGCCCGGTGACGGACCTGCTGGCCCTGTCACCGGACCCGCACACGCTACGGGTTCTCGCCGAGCTCAACTCCTAG
- a CDS encoding lipid-transfer protein encodes MKAYVAGVGMTRFEKPETREWQYWDMAREAGSAALADAGITYAEVEQVPVGYCFQPSTAGQRAAYELGLTGVPVYNVNNNCATGSSALMLARQFVEGGVADCVLALGFEKMKRGALGGGADGGDFSTSPVARHYGVMAARHGFEMSPPTAQIFGDAAREHMEKYGTTEAQLAAVGAKNHRHSANNPYAQFQDVYGVDEILASRVVHRPLTKLQCSPTSDGAAAAVVVSERFLERHAPARQAVEIVAQAMTTDTEESFASGSCVDVVGQPMSREAARQVYERSGLGIDDVDVVELHDCFSINELLTYEALGMCEEGESGKLVESRATTYGGRWVVNPSGGLISKGHPLGATGIAQVAELVWQLRGEAGPRQVPGARVGLAHNIGLGGAAVVTLLRAAG; translated from the coding sequence ATGAAGGCCTACGTCGCCGGGGTCGGGATGACCAGGTTCGAGAAGCCCGAGACCCGTGAATGGCAGTACTGGGACATGGCACGGGAGGCGGGGAGTGCCGCTCTCGCGGACGCCGGGATCACGTACGCCGAGGTGGAACAGGTTCCTGTCGGCTACTGCTTCCAGCCCTCGACCGCCGGCCAGCGCGCCGCGTACGAACTCGGCCTCACCGGCGTCCCCGTCTACAACGTCAACAACAACTGCGCCACCGGATCGAGCGCGCTGATGCTGGCCCGGCAGTTCGTCGAGGGCGGGGTCGCGGACTGCGTTCTCGCGCTGGGCTTCGAGAAGATGAAGCGCGGGGCGCTGGGGGGCGGTGCGGACGGGGGAGACTTCTCGACGTCCCCGGTGGCCCGCCACTACGGCGTCATGGCCGCCCGGCACGGCTTCGAGATGTCCCCGCCCACCGCGCAGATCTTCGGCGACGCGGCGCGCGAGCACATGGAGAAGTACGGCACCACCGAGGCGCAGCTCGCCGCCGTCGGGGCCAAGAACCACCGCCACTCGGCGAACAATCCGTACGCCCAGTTCCAGGACGTGTACGGGGTCGACGAGATCCTCGCCAGCCGGGTCGTGCACCGGCCGCTGACGAAACTCCAGTGCTCGCCCACCTCGGACGGGGCCGCCGCCGCGGTCGTGGTGTCCGAACGGTTCCTGGAGCGGCACGCGCCGGCGCGCCAGGCCGTCGAGATCGTCGCGCAGGCCATGACCACCGACACCGAGGAGTCCTTCGCGTCCGGCTCCTGCGTCGACGTCGTCGGACAGCCGATGTCGCGGGAGGCCGCGCGCCAGGTGTACGAGCGGTCGGGACTCGGCATCGACGACGTGGACGTCGTGGAACTGCACGACTGCTTCTCCATCAACGAGCTGCTGACGTACGAGGCGCTCGGGATGTGCGAGGAGGGGGAGTCCGGCAAGCTCGTCGAGTCGAGGGCCACGACGTACGGCGGGCGGTGGGTCGTGAACCCGTCCGGCGGGCTGATCTCCAAGGGGCATCCGCTGGGGGCGACCGGGATCGCCCAAGTGGCCGAGCTGGTGTGGCAGTTGAGGGGCGAGGCGGGACCCCGGCAGGTACCGGGCGCACGGGTCGGGCTCGCCCACAACATCGGGCTGGGCGGGGCGGCGGTGGTCACGCTGCTACGGGCGGCGGGCTGA
- a CDS encoding response regulator transcription factor — MPRDHRPTKSVRVLLAEDQGMMRGALALLLGMEPDIEVVAQVAAGDAIVDAALTHRPDVALLDIELPGMSGLDAAAVLREEAPDCRVLILTTFGRPGYLRRAMEAGAAGFLVKDGPVEDLAEAIRRVLTGETVIDPALAAAALSAGPNPLTARECDVLKASVDGATVADIASKLHLSESTVRNYLSSAIGKTSTRNRMEAMREARQQGWL; from the coding sequence ATGCCCCGGGACCACCGGCCCACGAAGTCCGTGCGTGTCCTGCTTGCCGAGGATCAGGGAATGATGCGGGGCGCGCTCGCCCTGTTGCTGGGGATGGAGCCGGACATCGAGGTCGTCGCCCAGGTCGCGGCGGGCGACGCCATCGTGGACGCGGCGCTGACGCACCGCCCGGACGTGGCCCTGCTGGACATCGAGCTGCCCGGGATGAGCGGCCTGGACGCCGCCGCCGTACTGCGCGAAGAGGCGCCCGACTGCCGGGTGTTGATCCTCACCACCTTCGGTCGGCCCGGGTATCTGCGGCGCGCGATGGAGGCGGGCGCCGCCGGGTTCCTGGTCAAGGACGGCCCCGTGGAGGACCTCGCCGAGGCGATCCGGCGAGTGCTGACCGGCGAGACGGTCATCGACCCGGCGCTCGCCGCCGCCGCGTTGAGCGCCGGGCCCAATCCGCTCACCGCCCGTGAGTGCGACGTCCTGAAGGCCTCGGTGGACGGCGCCACCGTCGCCGACATCGCCTCCAAGCTCCACCTCTCCGAGTCGACCGTCCGCAACTACCTTTCCTCCGCGATCGGCAAGACGAGCACCCGCAACCGCATGGAGGCGATGCGGGAGGCCCGCCAACAGGGCTGGCTGTGA